The Dendropsophus ebraccatus isolate aDenEbr1 chromosome 3, aDenEbr1.pat, whole genome shotgun sequence genome includes a region encoding these proteins:
- the LOC138786829 gene encoding gastrula zinc finger protein XlCGF66.1-like yields MKKNRNKMVEKIRNLTLEILFRLTGEDYTVVKKSSSGRCGAPGCEGWGRTLSPIPGPLIHEEMEEEKILEVTNKMVELLSGEVPIRCQDVAVYFSMEEWEYVERHKDQYKDVMLEDPVQSLICGYDWRGERINKHKILEVTNKMVELLSGEVRLWLLGMLGHYTVTPLEGWGG; encoded by the exons ATGAAAAAAAACAGGAACAAGATGGTGGAGAAGATAAGAAATCTCACTCTAGAGATCCTTTTCCGgcttactggagag gattacacagtagtgaagaagtcctctagtgggcgctgtggggcccctgggtgtgaaggatggggaagaaccctgagcccaatcccggggcccctgatacatgaggaaatggaggaagagaagatcctagaagtcaccaacaagatggtggagctgctgagtggagag gttcctataaggtgtcaggacgtggcggtctatttctccatggaggagtgggagtatgtagaaagacacaaggatcagtacaaggatgtgatgctggaggatcctGTCCAGTCTCTTATAT GTGGCTATGACTGGAGAGGCGAGAGAATCAACAAACataagatcctagaagtcaccaacaagatggtggagctgctgagtggagaggtgagactgtggctgctgggaatgctgggacattatacagtaacaccactggaggggtgggggggatga